attATCATACTctgtaattttgtattttaacaGGTCTATTTCACAACTAACTATTAACGGTGTGAGTAACGGTAAAATAGAAATAGATTATCAAATACAGTATaaagtatatttattaaaaaaatataatatatatcaaatttgaacttttttttttactattaaccaataaaattaattcttttatttgttttaatgtaatttattttgataatatctACAATTACAGATAGAAATGGCATAAAGTTAGAACATATTCATAAATAgataactatttttatttttaatttaatttaatttttattcatataaatGTAAAGGAATTACATCTAGTCCTTTGTTTtgcattttataaaattattaagtaattattttatatttagtcaatatatatataattataaacctGTTGTATTTGATAGatgattatttctttttatataggtaatgttatatttataaataatattttatatttatatttataaacttaatttgataataaatatatataaataaattcaaaaaatttcaaattatattcttttaattttccacctcatttaaaaaaaattcttatattattttattaaaaaaaaatggtacAGATGGTTAAAGTACTTtcgaaattattgaattttatttttaatagatatgaaatatgattatattcataaattattttattaataattgacTTGCAATTTAATATGACTTGTCTAAAGATCATCAGATGGTCCGATCTGTAATTCAGACAGAAAAGGACCAGGGACCATCCACTCAACCGCTTCCAGCCAACGTGTCGACCCCGAAAATAAAGCTTTGGGTCCCACCTCCCgcgggaaaaaagaaaaatcaaatggCAGCACGTTAGGGGCGCGTGAGCTCACCTCTAATCTGGTGCTAAAATTACTGTGGGACCTACCTGGACGGTGCATAGATTCTCTAACCTGATTATAAAATACTTAATCTAACAGGGACACGTGGCGGAAGCCCAAGTGAATAACCCCTGTAACGTAAATGAATTGGACGACCCAGATTCGTAAACGAAGACCATTGGTCCATGACGAAGCTCCTTATATAATGGACGATTCACGCATTGGAGACTCATGCCCATCATCACTCACTCAAccactttctttctttttcgcAGAGAAACCCAATAGAAAAACGTAAAAGCCTTTCTTAGAAATTATTGCTGCTCGTTCTTATCTCCTCTTTCCAGTAATTAAAACCATATCCTTTTTGGTGAATCGAAGAAAGTTGAAATAATGGGTGCTCTTGATCATTTTTCTCATCTTTTTGACTGCTCTCATGGCAGTTCCAAGCTCAAGAAACGCAAGCAATTGCAGGTATGTGATACTAGCTTGCTGCTACTCTTTATGTTTTGTTAAAATTCGAATCTCCTGAATGTTTGTTTAATAGTTGATCAAAACTTGCTGAGATGAGATCGATTATACCATGGTAGAGgcttttgttttgatttttgcCGCCTTCTCTCGAAATTTTTGATGCATTTCTTATGAAATTCCCgatcttaatttttaatcagaTTTCCCTTACTCTGCACTTCTTCAGATTTCAATTTTGTTTGCGTATTATAATCATTtggaatttgaaaatttttaatgtaatactgcacttttttatttgaattttgtgAGTTTCTTCACTTGTCTCGCTGTCTTACAGAGTGAAATTGCTTGTTTTATCTAACGATCTCCCTCATTTCTTAACTTTTCATGTAAATTTAGCAAATGAAAATTCAAATAAcgtttaataattttgaaaaaaaaaatatagactTCCTTTGAAAAACAAAGATCACTTGCTAAAACTTCCTAAtcttaatttttgaaatttaatattgaaaaattcaaatcttcgtatttgttttttttttcttttttaagaaaaaaaaaatcatgcaaGGAATTACAGAAGGGAATGATCCTCATCGAACGAGAATGAAacctagaaaagaaagaaaaagacaaaaacGCTTATACTGAATTGTGCTCTCAAAAGTGATCGTCGCACTACCCAATAATGCAAGGGCATTATGGTCATATAAATTTTCCAAAAACGACAATTCATTGAAATCTATTGTGTCTGTTCGTGTATATCTGTCTTCCAATTCCAGAAAAGTCCCATGTACACGCGCTGGATTCTGATTTACTGATTCTGTATCTTTTGTCATGATTAATATGATCAGACGGTGGAGATCAAGGTTCGAATAGATTGCGAAGGATGCGAGCGAAAGGTGAAGAGAGCAGTGGAGGGAATGAAAGGTGTAAAACAAGTGGATGTGGAACGTAAAGCAAATAAGCTGACAGTCGTTGGATATGTGGACCCATCAAAGGTTGTGGCCCGCGTGGCTCATCGGACGGGTAAGAAGGCAGAATTATGGCCGTACGTGCCCTATGACGTGGTGGCCCACCCATACGCACCAGGGGTCTACGACAAGAAGGCCCCAGCTGGGTACGTGAGAAGGGCTGAGGACCCACAAGTGTCCCAGTTGGCACGTGCCAGCTCCACTGAAGTTCGGTACACCACTGCTTTTAGCGATGAGAATCCACAAGCATGTTCTATCATGTGATTAATTGGATTGAGATAGAAATTATTGGTGgtgtttattaattttgaaatttagggCTTGTAGATTTGGTAATTTGCTTTTTCGTGAGGGTGTTTGTGCAATTATTCAGTATGTTTTGTAAGCTTTATGTATCATTAGAACTTTTGTcataaatgaaaagaaaaaaaaaaagtccttGTATGTActgatttgaatttgaatttattagaaACTTTGGGGCATGAGGTTTAGTTGGCCGTTTTGACACTGCTATAGTTGAGATTATAGGCAGTCAAGATGCACTCAGTTGGACAAAGGGAACAGGCTGGTCAAAAGTTGCTTTGGAATCTGACAACCTTGTAGTAATTTCGGCTCTTCTGAATCCAGgaagctgttttttttttttcaaaggtaGATCTATATAAATTCAATACAAAAGAGTatctaaaatttgaaaaaaaattaacacaATAAATTGAGGGGATCGTAGAGATCTAATTCAAATTCGACTTGATTAGAAATTTAATGCAAAAGATTAAGATTTATATCATTCCTCTTTATAAAAGTCGTTTGCACCAATAAAACATTTATAGTTAAGTAGTTAATCTCCTCTTACAATAGAGTAAAAAGTTATTGTAATACTCATTGAAACTCCAAATATACATGTAGTAATACTATACCTACTAAAAGAATAATTCGAGTTCAATTCTATAAACACATGCAATCACAAATCTGTACCGAAAAAGTTGAAGGTGAACAAGCACCGAGAAAGACTTGCCATTTTAGATTTGCAACAGCCATCAACACCTAAATCATAAAGATCTCACTAAATAAGACGATATCCACACCAACACTTAAATCATAAAGATCTCACTAAATAAGATGATATCCACGAAGATTGCTGTAGTGTGTTCTTTGATTGAAACTAATTACATCTTTTTAGGTTAGCGCCATACATTACTATCAACCACCCTTTACGAATTAGAAAACCACACAGAGAGTAAGATTTAGGGAtttcaattttgaaaataaaaaaaataagtaaaaaatataaacaaattgaaaatgataaaaataacataatacAATCGTGCAAACattcatttattaaatttagtagCATTCAatcactaaaaaaattatttgtatttaaCCTGGTAATGAGTAAAGATGCCCACGCTTACTTAAAAAGACCTACGACTAAATCAAGAAAAATGTCATtcttatttagaaaaataaagataaaactaCAAAAGTGGTAGGAAAATGTCGGGAGCATAAcaggaaagtaaaaaaaatataggaaaaaaaaactctttttaaataattagaGGGAGATGATGTTACTTCTTATTTTAATGTTATTGTAAATAAGCATTTAATGTTTGTTGTTGTGTTTAGTCATCTTAGGAGGTCTATGAATTGTGTAGCTCACTTGTTAGTGTAAGCAATTCATTGTGTATGAGACTAGAGGGAGTGGTTGGATCAACCACCTCTTTTTATTGTTGTTTCTTCGTTAGAAATAACCAGCATTGATATCAATCTTTTTCTaaggaaaaaaattatgaaattatgaGTTGAAATCATACTCAAAGGTTACCACTTGTAGGAAACTAATGTGTGATATGTCAGTAATCAGGCCAAACTTCAAGTGGATAAACAGTGAGTGGTTGGAGCTATTCAGTAATGTAATCAATTACATTAAATACTTTGAGgaaaagaagatgatgatggagTTTGCTGAAAAATCACTTAAGCATTTCATTGATGAAAAATGGTATCATCAAGTAATTGATAATTCCCCACCAAAACGTGTATATACATATCCCTGAAGTACCATTGTCCTTGGGAGCCATGGAAAGGAATTGTTCTAGCAAAAAATGCCTTTAAAGAGAGAAAATAggaaatttttgttttatttaaaatttagatttcgTTTATTTACGAAAAATATTATGTATATTGTTTTAcgtttgaaatatttaaaatgtttagtcaatataaaaatatttttttagttataatttctttattttaaaatataaaattattttctacattTTAAAAGTATTATCAATAATAAGTCATACAAAATTTTCTCTCCAAGTCATACAAAATATTTGATCAACCCCTACCaccattaatttataattttgccTTTTATTTTCATGTCAttctattaataattataatttaatttgtttaaaaaaataatttatatttaaaaatattttatatgaaaaataatttatgtgaaaaatatttttaaagaaaataatttatttttattttttgtgatattaaaaaataaaaatattaataaatatataaagagattttaataaaattttaaaaattttaaaaaatgattttttaaaaaaaaaagacttaattttatttttgatctCATGGAATGGGATTAACACTCGGTCATGGGTTGGCGAATAATCCTTCATGACCTTGGCATAAAATGgtttagaaattttattaaatgggactaacacccgtcATGGATCTGACAAATATTTACCTTGTAGCTTTagcataaaatattttagaaatctTATTAATTGGGACTAATACCTGTTCATGGCTAGCGGATAATCGTCTCGTGGTCTTGGTATAAAATGTCTTATAAAAACTGTTAAACGGGACTAACACCAACACCTGATAATTAGTTTGGCGTTAACAGTCTTGTGACATTTTTTGGGGAGATTGTCTTAATCATTGTCTTTTAGGACTAACATCCGAGGATTTGCCTGGCAGTTACCCGCCTTGTAGCTCGCGGTTATCCGCCTTATGGCTTGCCTAGCGGTTACCAACCTTGTGAAGTTTTTTCTTTTCCCAACGCTTTCAACAATTCATCgtttttaataattatgatttaaacaccaaaagaattgaaaaatatatcataattttatttgataatattttcatGAATTACACAGTACTCCAAGAGTGTTGAATAACTTGGCCATCTAACTTGACCAGTTTATAAACGCCCTAACGTTTGGAGGCCTTATATGATCCCTTCCAATTCTCATCAAACTCACCAGACTCAGCATCCCCCTTATTACTATTCTCTATGTTACGGACTTGGGATTTGACTCAGAAGCTGAATATCtgtgataatttattttgtaggcTCTTATTGA
This sequence is a window from Manihot esculenta cultivar AM560-2 chromosome 4, M.esculenta_v8, whole genome shotgun sequence. Protein-coding genes within it:
- the LOC110614166 gene encoding heavy metal-associated isoprenylated plant protein 26 — its product is MGALDHFSHLFDCSHGSSKLKKRKQLQTVEIKVRIDCEGCERKVKRAVEGMKGVKQVDVERKANKLTVVGYVDPSKVVARVAHRTGKKAELWPYVPYDVVAHPYAPGVYDKKAPAGYVRRAEDPQVSQLARASSTEVRYTTAFSDENPQACSIM